The following coding sequences lie in one Cyanobacterium sp. Dongsha4 genomic window:
- a CDS encoding methyl-accepting chemotaxis protein: MTQTSPQSDRQEQKKANQNQELSPSPSIQKQPPNRPKNSQSSQSLIQWWQSKNLRFKTSSIAIALGLTPIIVVGSIIGITTSQSFRAEIESVQEEEAQIISKDVNLIISDRFAQVQGMAQVIPELSSYQQKDKARLQKQLNEFKRLYRYFDSIAVFDANVDPLAESNGLFMPNHSQRTYIQRAKQAKGTVVSEPIISEWDGNYGIYFASALLDLNTNEITGYLRARIPVQELQKLIAKTETYEDSGENIYLVDGNNQIFVSSDTIYSTNVSTTGRNTTEKESTIDSVKSVDQVFPKLRWQDSSNQGNTVEDRNQITKTNQVVTYTPINVDLEANPLNWGLILAGDTSVVLAPVNRITTFIFLGILVSGGVVGYIAYTVAGLVVNPIEKTSKTIKQIAEGDLDASLDIKGSDEIAQLGNSVNDMTYQLKNLLVEQQLLASQSNLLKNITLEMTKAFNVNEVFDIAVREIRQALQSDRVIVYSFDDNWQGTIIAESVDSKYPQSLGAKIHDPCFEDKYVDKYLQGRVQATPDIYKAGLTDCHLRQLEPFAVKANLVAPIIVDNKLLGLLIAHQCSSPRNWTSQEVDFFGQTATQMGPALQRVILLESQQLDSLLSQQLKDITFKVAEALNQDKVFEVATNMGREALNASRVIIYTFDEDWKGTVIVESVDPKYPKALGAKIKDPCFADKYVEKYQQGRVQATNNIYTAGLTSCHIQQLEPFEVKANLVTPIIVDGELLGLLIAHQCDAPRQWTPSECNFLSQLATQIGPALERIRLLYKQQESELEQRKARETMQQRALELLMQVDPVSQGDLTIRATVTEDEIGTIADSYNATIESLRKIVTQVQGGTRAVNQVVTEQNNYVENLAQEVIRQADDINVALEKIQILAFSARTVLDNAEQAEEAVKQANRSVEEGEVAMNRTVDGILAIRETVAETAKKVKRLGESTQKISKVVNLISSFADQTNLLALNASIEAAHAGEEGRGFAVVAEEVRSLARQSAEATAEIEKVVAEIQEETNEVVKAMETGTEQVVEGTKLVEETRQSLNDITAASALISQLVTAIAASAAEQSQTSESITETMAEVAGISNDTSNAVTQVARSFKKLQKVADSLQETISKFKVS; the protein is encoded by the coding sequence ATGACTCAAACTTCCCCCCAATCCGATCGTCAAGAGCAAAAAAAAGCTAATCAAAATCAAGAATTATCCCCCTCACCATCGATACAAAAACAACCACCAAACCGCCCGAAAAATAGTCAGTCTTCCCAAAGTTTAATTCAATGGTGGCAAAGCAAAAATCTTAGGTTTAAAACTTCCTCGATCGCGATCGCATTAGGTTTAACACCGATTATAGTCGTAGGTAGTATTATTGGGATAACCACAAGCCAATCTTTTCGTGCAGAAATAGAAAGCGTACAGGAAGAAGAAGCTCAAATAATTAGTAAGGATGTCAATTTAATCATTAGTGACCGTTTTGCCCAAGTTCAGGGTATGGCGCAAGTAATACCAGAATTGTCTTCCTATCAACAAAAAGATAAAGCCAGATTACAAAAACAGTTAAACGAATTTAAAAGATTATATAGATATTTTGATAGTATTGCAGTTTTTGACGCAAATGTTGACCCACTAGCAGAAAGCAATGGGCTTTTTATGCCCAATCATAGCCAGAGAACTTATATTCAACGAGCAAAACAGGCAAAAGGAACAGTTGTCAGTGAACCAATTATTTCTGAGTGGGATGGTAATTATGGAATTTATTTTGCCTCCGCCCTTTTAGACCTAAATACCAATGAAATCACAGGTTATCTAAGGGCGAGAATCCCTGTGCAAGAATTACAAAAATTGATTGCTAAAACTGAAACCTACGAAGATAGCGGAGAAAATATCTATCTTGTGGACGGCAATAATCAAATATTTGTATCTTCTGATACTATTTACTCAACTAACGTTTCCACAACGGGAAGAAACACTACAGAAAAAGAAAGTACCATCGATTCTGTGAAATCCGTAGATCAAGTATTTCCTAAATTAAGATGGCAAGATTCATCTAATCAAGGCAACACCGTCGAAGATCGAAATCAAATTACAAAAACCAATCAAGTAGTAACCTATACTCCTATCAATGTGGATTTAGAAGCTAATCCTTTGAATTGGGGGCTGATTTTAGCAGGAGATACGAGTGTTGTTCTTGCCCCGGTTAATCGGATTACAACCTTTATCTTTTTAGGGATTCTCGTTTCAGGGGGAGTAGTTGGTTATATTGCCTATACCGTAGCAGGATTGGTTGTTAATCCCATTGAAAAAACCTCAAAAACTATTAAACAGATTGCAGAGGGAGACTTAGACGCATCATTAGATATTAAAGGAAGTGACGAGATTGCCCAATTGGGTAATAGCGTTAATGATATGACCTATCAGTTGAAAAACCTACTCGTAGAACAACAACTTTTAGCCAGTCAGTCTAATCTACTCAAGAATATTACCCTAGAGATGACAAAGGCTTTTAATGTTAATGAAGTTTTTGACATTGCTGTTAGAGAGATTCGTCAAGCACTACAGAGCGATCGCGTCATTGTCTATAGTTTTGATGATAATTGGCAGGGAACAATTATTGCTGAGTCTGTTGACTCTAAATACCCTCAATCATTAGGGGCAAAAATTCATGATCCTTGTTTTGAAGATAAATACGTTGATAAATATTTACAAGGCAGAGTTCAAGCAACTCCAGATATTTACAAAGCAGGACTCACAGACTGCCACCTCCGACAGTTAGAACCTTTTGCAGTTAAAGCTAATTTAGTTGCCCCAATTATTGTTGATAATAAACTCCTTGGCTTGTTAATTGCTCATCAATGTTCAAGTCCCAGAAATTGGACATCTCAGGAAGTGGACTTCTTTGGACAAACAGCAACTCAGATGGGGCCTGCTTTACAACGGGTTATTTTATTAGAATCTCAGCAATTAGATAGTTTATTATCTCAGCAGTTAAAAGATATTACCTTCAAAGTAGCCGAAGCCTTAAATCAGGATAAGGTATTTGAAGTGGCAACAAATATGGGTCGAGAAGCCTTAAACGCCAGTCGAGTCATTATTTACACCTTTGATGAAGATTGGAAAGGTACAGTTATTGTTGAATCTGTTGATCCTAAATATCCCAAGGCGCTGGGAGCAAAAATAAAAGATCCTTGTTTCGCTGATAAATACGTTGAGAAATATCAACAAGGTAGAGTTCAAGCTACTAACAACATTTATACTGCGGGTTTAACCAGTTGCCATATTCAACAGCTAGAACCTTTTGAAGTAAAAGCCAATTTAGTTACCCCCATTATTGTGGACGGTGAACTGCTAGGCTTATTAATTGCCCATCAATGTGATGCACCTCGTCAATGGACTCCTTCTGAATGTAATTTCCTGTCTCAATTAGCCACCCAAATAGGTCCTGCGTTAGAAAGAATCAGGCTTTTATATAAACAACAAGAATCTGAGTTAGAACAAAGAAAAGCACGGGAAACCATGCAACAAAGAGCATTAGAATTATTAATGCAGGTTGATCCCGTTTCTCAGGGAGATTTAACCATTCGGGCAACGGTGACAGAGGATGAAATTGGTACTATTGCTGACTCTTATAATGCCACCATTGAGAGTTTAAGAAAAATTGTAACTCAGGTACAAGGGGGTACAAGAGCAGTTAATCAGGTTGTTACGGAGCAGAACAACTATGTAGAAAATCTGGCACAAGAGGTAATTCGTCAGGCGGATGATATTAATGTTGCTTTAGAAAAAATTCAGATTTTGGCTTTTTCAGCCCGTACAGTATTAGATAATGCGGAACAAGCAGAAGAAGCAGTTAAACAGGCTAACCGCAGTGTAGAAGAAGGGGAAGTTGCCATGAACCGAACAGTGGACGGTATTTTGGCGATTAGAGAAACCGTTGCAGAAACAGCGAAAAAAGTAAAAAGACTAGGGGAGTCAACCCAAAAAATTTCTAAGGTTGTTAACCTGATTAGTAGTTTTGCGGATCAAACCAACCTATTAGCGTTGAATGCTTCTATTGAGGCGGCACACGCAGGGGAAGAAGGACGAGGTTTTGCGGTGGTAGCCGAAGAGGTTCGTTCCCTTGCTCGTCAGTCTGCTGAAGCGACGGCGGAAATTGAAAAGGTGGTTGCGGAAATTCAAGAAGAAACCAACGAAGTAGTAAAAGCGATGGAAACTGGTACTGAGCAGGTAGTTGAAGGAACAAAACTGGTGGAAGAAACCCGTCAAAGTCTGAACGATATTACGGCGGCATCTGCTTTAATTAGTCAACTGGTAACTGCGATCGCAGCTTCGGCGGCAGAACAGTCTCAAACCTCTGAATCCATTACCGAAACTATGGCAGAAGTAGCAGGGATTTCCAATGACACCTCTAATGCAGTGACTCAAGTTGCTCGTAGTTTCAAAAAGTTACAAAAAGTTGCTGATAGTTTACAAGAGACTATTAGTAAGTTTAAAGTGAGTTAG
- a CDS encoding methyl-accepting chemotaxis protein, which produces MTQAPEKPSLQSTTQEKENTPPVYVTKNPKIPPVKPISPVVKWFYDLSIRKKQLFVVVGAQALSFAVLLGVGVLEIISGGREQLINQSNSELEATKINYDIKINQMGFGFRGQSDNVAIINAALTRANGNSLTSAQQSLVKQILQNEITARNIEYATLVGVDKKIIVNANNNRTGEVFDPNGLVSQVLNNPQQIKTTEIVSWEDLRKENPPLLPRLTPNQDAVIRYTFTPVVNPNNPNQVIGVLVSGDVVNGKYSIVFDTINEFKGGYSAVYQVNSEDNISLASSATTDEQTIDEQIASQKLLELALKTPNEAVYLRDQVGGETYTFSAQAIQNKAGETVAILVRGTPEKALNQIIASSLKTQGQTALIVLILNFILIIILGRAIANRLEQLQKTTAQFAEGNYRVRANIIGQDEIGNLADTFNLLAENIESNESLLLLDAEKASLFQEITGARVVDEDDINQVFDRSLPKAKEILEVDRLVIYRFKPNWSGYISNEAGDQDLPSALSEQLNDPCIPLSLREAYINGRVVATENVYTAGFAPEHEALMHRLQIKSNLVIPIISQGQLFALFIAHHCRQHHQWQEKEISFLSQIALRYGVILDRVNILKAQMTSATRAEQLKEITLNLAEGLSPQEVMDTAVLETRKVLRCDRTIVYEFDEKWQGTIIAESVAEGYPQALGAKIHDPCFEEEYVEKYLQGRVQATPDIYNAGLTLCHLKQLEPFEVKANLVAPIIVNRKLIGLLICHQCSNIREWELSEIDFMTQVATQVGLALERVKLIDLQLQAEQEQRQAKELLQQRALELLMQVDPVSKGDLTIRATVTEDEIGTIADSYNATIESLRQIVSQVQNAALEVAQTTSNNESDIEILRLEIAEQVENIAQALQTVNAMSRSSKIVAESAEQAEEALIKAQESVAVGDSAMNKTVRSIMDIRVTVQQAAEQVKKLGDTTENISNFVSLIGRFAAQTHLLALKASIEAARAGEQGQGFAVIADEVRALATQSAQATADIEKLVTDILSETKVVVTSMEEGNELVVEGSKLVEETRQSLNQITAATVQINELVEAIAAAAFEQSENSEEVSITMGDVAKVAEKTNSSVTQLSQSFVQLQAVAQKLESDVAKFKVN; this is translated from the coding sequence ATGACTCAAGCACCAGAAAAACCAAGTTTACAATCCACAACTCAGGAAAAAGAAAATACTCCTCCTGTTTATGTCACAAAAAATCCCAAAATTCCCCCTGTGAAACCTATCTCCCCTGTGGTGAAATGGTTTTATGATTTATCTATTCGTAAAAAGCAATTATTCGTGGTAGTAGGAGCTCAAGCTCTTTCTTTTGCTGTACTTTTAGGGGTGGGAGTATTAGAAATCATTTCAGGGGGTAGAGAGCAACTTATTAATCAATCCAATTCTGAGTTAGAAGCTACCAAGATTAACTATGATATTAAAATTAATCAGATGGGCTTCGGTTTTCGGGGACAATCAGATAACGTTGCAATTATCAATGCGGCCTTAACTCGTGCTAATGGTAATAGTTTGACTTCTGCTCAACAAAGTTTAGTTAAACAAATTCTTCAAAACGAAATTACTGCTCGTAATATTGAGTATGCTACATTGGTAGGTGTAGATAAAAAAATAATTGTTAATGCGAACAATAATCGAACAGGGGAAGTTTTTGATCCCAATGGCTTAGTTTCTCAGGTTCTTAATAATCCTCAACAGATTAAAACAACGGAAATAGTTTCTTGGGAGGATTTACGAAAAGAGAATCCCCCCTTATTACCCCGTCTCACTCCCAATCAAGACGCAGTTATTCGTTATACTTTTACTCCTGTTGTGAATCCGAATAATCCTAATCAGGTAATTGGGGTTTTGGTATCAGGAGACGTAGTTAATGGTAAATATTCCATCGTTTTTGACACCATTAATGAGTTTAAGGGCGGATATAGTGCTGTTTATCAAGTTAATTCTGAAGATAATATTTCTTTAGCTAGTTCAGCTACTACTGATGAACAAACAATAGATGAACAAATTGCAAGTCAAAAGTTATTGGAATTAGCATTAAAAACTCCCAATGAAGCAGTTTATTTAAGGGATCAAGTGGGGGGAGAAACTTATACTTTTAGCGCCCAAGCTATTCAAAATAAGGCGGGAGAAACTGTGGCTATTTTGGTGCGTGGTACTCCAGAAAAAGCACTTAACCAAATTATTGCGAGTAGTTTAAAAACTCAGGGACAAACGGCACTAATTGTATTAATTCTTAATTTTATTCTAATCATTATTTTAGGAAGAGCGATCGCAAATCGTTTGGAACAATTACAGAAAACTACCGCTCAATTTGCGGAGGGTAACTATCGGGTAAGGGCAAATATTATTGGGCAGGATGAAATTGGTAATTTAGCGGATACCTTTAATTTACTCGCAGAAAATATTGAAAGTAATGAGTCGTTATTATTACTAGATGCGGAAAAAGCTAGTTTATTCCAAGAAATTACAGGGGCGAGGGTAGTTGATGAAGATGATATTAATCAGGTGTTCGATCGCAGTTTACCAAAAGCTAAAGAAATTTTAGAAGTTGATCGTCTTGTTATCTATCGCTTTAAGCCTAATTGGAGTGGTTACATTAGCAATGAAGCGGGAGATCAAGATTTACCCAGTGCTTTAAGTGAGCAGTTAAATGATCCCTGTATTCCCCTATCCTTAAGAGAAGCCTATATTAATGGTAGAGTAGTGGCAACAGAAAATGTTTATACCGCAGGATTTGCCCCCGAACATGAAGCCTTAATGCACCGCTTACAAATCAAATCCAATTTAGTTATTCCTATCATCAGTCAAGGACAACTATTTGCTTTATTTATTGCCCATCATTGTCGTCAACATCATCAATGGCAAGAAAAAGAAATTTCTTTCCTCAGTCAAATTGCTTTACGATACGGGGTAATTTTAGACCGGGTTAATATCTTAAAAGCCCAAATGACCTCGGCAACCCGAGCAGAACAACTCAAAGAAATAACCCTTAATTTAGCGGAGGGTTTAAGTCCGCAGGAGGTTATGGATACAGCAGTTTTAGAGACTCGTAAGGTGTTAAGATGCGATCGCACTATTGTTTATGAATTTGATGAAAAATGGCAAGGTACAATTATTGCTGAATCTGTAGCAGAAGGTTATCCCCAAGCCCTCGGAGCAAAAATTCATGATCCCTGCTTTGAAGAAGAATATGTAGAAAAATACTTGCAGGGCAGGGTTCAAGCAACCCCAGATATTTATAATGCAGGATTAACTTTATGTCACCTCAAACAATTAGAACCTTTTGAGGTAAAAGCCAACTTAGTCGCCCCCATTATCGTTAACCGTAAATTAATTGGTTTATTAATTTGTCACCAATGCTCAAACATAAGAGAATGGGAACTATCAGAAATTGATTTTATGACTCAAGTTGCCACTCAAGTAGGACTAGCTTTAGAAAGGGTAAAATTAATTGATTTACAGCTACAAGCAGAACAAGAACAAAGACAAGCAAAAGAGCTATTACAACAAAGAGCGTTAGAACTATTAATGCAAGTTGATCCTGTTTCTAAAGGGGATTTAACTATTCGTGCTACTGTTACAGAAGATGAAATCGGTACGATTGCTGACTCTTATAACGCAACCATTGAAAGTTTAAGACAAATTGTATCTCAAGTACAAAATGCGGCTTTAGAAGTAGCCCAAACCACCAGTAACAATGAAAGTGACATTGAAATTCTACGCTTAGAAATTGCTGAACAGGTAGAAAATATTGCTCAAGCCTTACAAACAGTAAATGCCATGAGCCGTTCTAGTAAAATTGTGGCAGAAAGTGCAGAACAAGCAGAAGAAGCCCTAATCAAAGCTCAAGAAAGCGTTGCTGTAGGAGATTCCGCCATGAATAAAACGGTGCGTTCAATTATGGACATTCGTGTTACCGTACAACAAGCCGCAGAGCAGGTTAAAAAGCTAGGGGATACTACCGAAAATATTTCCAATTTCGTATCTCTGATTGGCAGATTTGCCGCTCAAACTCACCTTTTGGCTTTGAAAGCATCCATTGAAGCCGCACGGGCTGGAGAGCAAGGACAGGGCTTTGCGGTAATTGCTGATGAGGTTCGGGCTTTAGCAACTCAGTCTGCTCAGGCAACGGCTGACATTGAAAAGTTAGTGACGGATATTCTTTCAGAAACTAAAGTGGTGGTAACTTCCATGGAAGAGGGCAATGAATTAGTTGTCGAGGGTAGTAAATTAGTAGAGGAAACCCGCCAAAGTCTTAACCAAATTACCGCCGCTACTGTACAGATTAACGAATTAGTAGAAGCGATCGCCGCCGCCGCTTTTGAACAGTCTGAAAACTCGGAAGAAGTTAGTATTACAATGGGAGATGTGGCAAAAGTAGCCGAAAAAACTAATTCCTCGGTAACTCAATTATCCCAATCTTTCGTTCAATTACAGGCTGTTGCTCAGAAACTTGAGTCTGATGTGGCTAAGTTTAAGGTTAATTAG
- a CDS encoding cobalt-precorrin-6A reductase, which produces MIWLIGGTSESAIIARLLSDLKQDFVVTVTTDSACKLYENINDIQVVVTKLSVAQMRDFISVWQVFAIIDASHPFALEVSQNIIHLVTSSQGLCLPYLRYERETVTTNNHNNIFYYPDLQSLLSDNLILKQKKVLLTIGAKYLHLFNSYHHQAQFYARILPYQSSLALAEKAGFGCDRIIAIRPPLSLELEKALWQLWGIEMVVTKAGGKAGGEDIKYQLAEELNIPLVVIKRPSLNYPLMAKSVEDVKEFLKSF; this is translated from the coding sequence ATGATTTGGTTAATTGGTGGCACATCTGAAAGTGCAATTATTGCTCGTTTATTGTCTGATTTAAAGCAGGATTTTGTGGTGACAGTCACGACTGATTCTGCTTGTAAGTTATATGAGAATATTAATGATATTCAAGTTGTTGTTACTAAGTTATCTGTGGCACAGATGAGGGATTTTATTTCTGTTTGGCAAGTCTTTGCTATTATCGATGCTTCTCATCCCTTTGCTCTTGAGGTTTCCCAAAATATAATCCACTTAGTCACATCTTCTCAGGGCTTATGTTTACCTTATCTTCGTTATGAAAGGGAAACGGTAACTACTAATAATCACAATAATATTTTTTATTATCCAGATTTACAGTCTTTATTATCAGATAATTTGATTTTAAAGCAAAAAAAAGTTCTCTTAACTATAGGAGCGAAATATCTACACTTATTTAATTCATATCATCATCAAGCTCAATTTTATGCCCGTATTCTTCCCTATCAATCTTCTTTGGCATTGGCTGAAAAAGCTGGTTTTGGATGCGATCGCATCATCGCTATTCGTCCTCCTCTGAGTTTAGAATTAGAAAAAGCCTTGTGGCAATTATGGGGTATTGAGATGGTAGTTACCAAAGCAGGAGGAAAAGCAGGAGGAGAAGATATAAAATACCAGTTAGCAGAAGAATTAAATATTCCTCTGGTAGTGATTAAGCGCCCTTCCCTTAATTATCCTTTAATGGCTAAATCTGTTGAAGATGTGAAGGAATTTTTAAAGAGTTTTTGA
- a CDS encoding LysR family transcriptional regulator produces the protein MDKFNQIRGFVLVVESGSFAQASRILGISRSAVNKLVFNLETYLGVQLLHRNTRNVTPTQTGLAFYERCTGILADLEEAEIAVTNLQQRPQGKLRINAPMTFGTINLGDTIASFMAEYPLLKVELSLDDRFVDPIAEGYDMVIRITDKIESSSLIVHQLAEIELILCASEGYIQNYGEPNSPEELENHFCLQYGYFNSSHLWRLTKGDEEKIIKIKSRLCSNNGEILAKGAIADLGITILPRFIIESYLQEGKLRRILPDYSPKTLSLFALYPINRHLSNKIRLLTDFLKNSLKIPSHLQQI, from the coding sequence ATGGATAAATTTAATCAGATTAGAGGTTTTGTGTTAGTGGTGGAGTCGGGTAGTTTTGCTCAGGCTTCTCGCATTTTGGGTATATCTCGTTCGGCAGTGAATAAGTTGGTTTTTAATTTGGAGACTTATTTAGGGGTGCAGTTATTACACCGCAATACTCGTAATGTCACTCCTACTCAAACGGGTTTAGCTTTTTATGAACGTTGCACGGGAATTTTAGCGGATTTAGAGGAAGCAGAAATTGCGGTTACTAATTTACAGCAACGTCCCCAAGGTAAATTGAGGATTAATGCTCCCATGACTTTTGGCACAATTAATTTAGGAGATACGATCGCATCTTTTATGGCAGAATATCCTCTCTTAAAAGTGGAACTTAGTTTAGATGATCGTTTTGTTGATCCCATTGCCGAAGGTTATGATATGGTAATTAGAATTACCGATAAAATAGAGTCCTCTAGCTTAATAGTTCATCAATTAGCTGAGATTGAGTTAATTTTATGTGCTTCGGAAGGATATATCCAAAATTATGGTGAACCAAATTCCCCTGAAGAATTAGAGAATCATTTTTGTTTACAATATGGTTATTTTAATTCCTCTCATCTATGGAGATTAACAAAAGGAGATGAAGAAAAAATCATCAAAATTAAAAGTCGATTATGTTCTAATAACGGGGAAATTCTCGCCAAAGGTGCGATCGCAGATTTAGGTATAACAATATTGCCAAGATTTATTATCGAATCTTATCTTCAAGAAGGGAAATTAAGAAGAATCCTACCCGATTACTCTCCTAAAACCCTAAGTTTATTTGCACTTTATCCTATCAATCGACATCTATCGAACAAAATTAGATTGCTAACAGATTTTCTCAAAAACTCTTTAAAAATTCCTTCACATCTTCAACAGATTTAG
- a CDS encoding pirin family protein yields MITIRPSEERGKAYLGWLDSKHTFSFGSYYDPNYMGFASLRVINEDKISPTQGFNTHSHQNMEIITYVLEGELEHKDSIGNGSIIRPGDVQRMSAGRGIAHSEFNPSSQETVHLLQIWIQPNQIGVDPSYEQKYFAHDEKQGKLRLIASEDGREGSVKIHQDASLYVTLLGKNEEIKHNIPENRSLWLQIVRGSGKINGHIVNVGDGVAITQEKKLDFIATEDNTEILLFDLA; encoded by the coding sequence ATGATTACTATTCGCCCAAGTGAAGAAAGAGGAAAAGCCTATTTAGGATGGCTTGACAGTAAACATACTTTTTCTTTTGGTAGTTACTATGATCCTAATTACATGGGTTTTGCCAGTTTACGAGTAATCAATGAAGACAAAATTTCACCCACTCAAGGCTTTAACACCCATAGTCATCAAAACATGGAAATAATTACCTATGTTTTAGAGGGAGAATTAGAACATAAAGACAGTATCGGTAATGGTTCAATTATTCGCCCCGGTGATGTGCAAAGAATGTCTGCAGGTAGAGGAATCGCCCATAGTGAATTTAATCCCTCATCTCAAGAAACAGTCCATCTACTGCAAATTTGGATTCAACCAAATCAAATAGGAGTTGACCCCAGTTATGAACAAAAATACTTTGCCCATGATGAAAAACAAGGAAAATTAAGACTAATTGCTTCTGAAGATGGTAGAGAAGGATCTGTCAAAATTCACCAAGATGCTAGTCTTTATGTGACGCTTTTGGGCAAAAATGAAGAAATTAAGCATAATATTCCTGAAAATCGCTCTTTATGGTTACAAATAGTTAGAGGTTCAGGAAAAATTAACGGTCATATCGTTAATGTTGGTGATGGTGTTGCTATCACTCAAGAAAAGAAATTAGACTTTATAGCTACTGAAGATAATACAGAAATTTTATTATTTGATCTAGCCTAG
- a CDS encoding nitroreductase family protein → MNTLEAIYQRRSVKAFDPNHKITPEEEKQLLEATIQAPTSFNIQHWRFVILRDPQLRQKIRQEYGNNQAQMTDASLLILFTADVKAWQKNPSRYWQNAPQEVADLLVNWIAPFHEGREWLQRDEAQRSIGMAMQNLMLAAKDMGYDSCPMIGFDIEKVAELVNLPEDYVIGPMVAIGKKIKEPWPKPGQIPLEDLIVENSF, encoded by the coding sequence ATGAATACATTAGAAGCAATCTATCAACGTCGCTCCGTTAAAGCCTTTGATCCTAATCACAAAATTACCCCAGAAGAAGAAAAACAACTGCTAGAGGCAACAATCCAAGCCCCAACCAGTTTTAATATTCAACATTGGCGTTTTGTAATTCTCCGAGATCCCCAATTAAGACAAAAAATTCGTCAAGAATATGGTAACAATCAAGCTCAAATGACTGATGCCTCTCTTTTGATTCTATTTACTGCCGACGTAAAAGCATGGCAAAAAAATCCTTCTCGCTATTGGCAAAATGCCCCTCAAGAGGTAGCGGATTTATTGGTTAACTGGATTGCACCTTTCCATGAAGGTAGAGAATGGTTACAGAGAGACGAAGCCCAACGCTCCATCGGTATGGCAATGCAAAATTTAATGTTAGCGGCAAAAGACATGGGTTATGATTCTTGTCCGATGATTGGCTTTGACATTGAGAAAGTGGCGGAGTTAGTCAATTTGCCAGAAGATTATGTTATTGGTCCTATGGTAGCAATTGGGAAAAAAATTAAAGAACCCTGGCCTAAACCCGGACAAATTCCCTTGGAGGATTTAATAGTAGAAAATTCTTTTTAA
- a CDS encoding universal stress protein, whose translation MNQKLGKHKIFIGMAPGVGKTYKMLQEAKSLKQQGIDVVIGLLETHNRQETLLQAKGLEVIPRQSINQGSQTLTEMDTEGIINRNPQLVLIDELAHTNIPNSRYLKRYQDVEEILKAGIDVYSTVNIQHLESLNDLVAKITGVVVRERIPDRILEEADQVVVIDVTPETLEERLLTGKIYASNKIEQSLQNFFQRKNLIALRELALREVADTVEEEAQESFSATESYPIQERVLVCVSTYPNSLRLLRRGARLANYMNAPLFVLFVKNPDHFLSKTEALHIETCQQLCRDFEGTFLRIEDYNVPSAIAFIAEKEKITQIVIGESQQSVWKSLLRGSFTRKLMRLIWKKQIDLHIIATNH comes from the coding sequence ATGAACCAAAAGCTAGGTAAGCATAAAATATTTATAGGTATGGCTCCGGGAGTTGGCAAAACCTATAAAATGTTACAGGAAGCTAAAAGTCTTAAACAACAAGGTATTGACGTAGTTATCGGACTTTTAGAAACCCACAACCGTCAAGAGACTTTATTACAAGCTAAAGGTTTGGAAGTTATACCCCGTCAGTCTATTAATCAAGGTAGTCAAACTTTAACGGAAATGGATACCGAGGGGATTATAAATAGAAATCCCCAATTGGTTTTAATTGACGAATTAGCCCATACTAATATTCCTAACTCTCGTTATCTAAAGCGTTATCAAGATGTGGAGGAAATTCTCAAAGCTGGAATTGATGTCTATTCTACAGTCAATATTCAACATTTAGAAAGTCTCAATGATCTTGTGGCTAAAATTACGGGCGTAGTAGTTCGAGAACGTATTCCAGATCGCATTTTAGAAGAAGCTGATCAAGTAGTCGTTATTGATGTTACCCCAGAAACTCTCGAAGAACGCCTATTAACCGGTAAAATTTATGCTAGTAACAAAATTGAGCAATCTTTACAAAATTTCTTCCAACGTAAAAATTTAATCGCCTTGAGAGAGTTAGCATTGCGAGAAGTGGCTGACACAGTGGAGGAAGAAGCCCAAGAGTCTTTTTCTGCAACTGAATCATACCCCATTCAAGAAAGAGTTTTAGTTTGCGTTTCTACTTATCCTAATTCCTTACGCTTATTACGACGGGGTGCTAGATTGGCTAATTATATGAATGCCCCTCTTTTTGTTTTATTTGTTAAAAATCCTGATCATTTTCTCTCTAAAACAGAAGCCTTACACATCGAAACTTGTCAACAACTTTGCCGAGATTTTGAAGGTACTTTCTTGCGTATAGAAGATTATAACGTGCCAAGTGCGATCGCATTTATTGCTGAAAAGGAAAAAATTACCCAAATCGTCATTGGTGAAAGTCAACAGTCTGTGTGGAAAAGTTTACTTAGAGGCTCTTTTACTCGAAAATTGATGAGATTAATCTGGAAAAAACAAATTGATTTACATATTATTGCCACTAATCATTGA